From a single Candidatus Poribacteria bacterium genomic region:
- a CDS encoding ubiquitin-like protein UBact — protein MTAQHLIHLRDRIQRPVKPVGPGDGEDDDGPKRPDVTRPDTRNLVRRMRRVDKDQSRRYRQRTGE, from the coding sequence ATGACAGCACAGCATTTGATCCATCTACGCGATCGGATTCAAAGACCGGTGAAACCCGTAGGTCCGGGCGATGGCGAGGACGATGATGGGCCCAAGCGTCCGGATGTCACCAGGCCGGACACGAGAAATTTGGTTCGGCGGATGCGGCGCGTCGATAAAGACCAATCCCGGCGTTACCGCCAACGAACAGGTGAATAA
- the era gene encoding GTPase Era yields the protein MQAQKSFKSGYVSIIGEPNVGKSTLLNGLMGEKLAIVTPKPQTTRNRITGILTTDSHQIIFLDTPGVLTPKYRLHDQMVKAAYTAIRDADLVLYMIDVNRLNSGIEEKILDELKKAAQQVILVINKIDLIPSSTLLPIIASYQEKFPFLEIIPISATTDNGVSQLHESIVKHLPKGPSYFPPDQLSDLPERFFISETIREKIFLRTNQEIPYASSVVVEEFKERPNGKIYISAMLYVERQSQKGILVGKGGKTIKRIGQLARAEIEQFLETTVFLDLRVSVKADWRRDERKLRDMGYV from the coding sequence ATGCAAGCACAAAAGTCATTCAAATCTGGATACGTTAGCATCATCGGCGAGCCAAACGTCGGCAAATCAACCCTGCTGAATGGGCTGATGGGGGAGAAACTCGCAATTGTCACACCAAAGCCACAAACGACACGTAACCGGATCACTGGGATTCTCACAACCGATTCACATCAAATCATCTTCCTAGATACGCCCGGAGTCCTTACCCCCAAATATCGCTTGCACGACCAGATGGTCAAAGCCGCATATACCGCAATCAGAGACGCAGACCTTGTGCTTTATATGATTGATGTGAACCGACTAAACTCCGGCATTGAAGAAAAAATCCTTGATGAACTTAAAAAGGCAGCGCAGCAAGTCATACTCGTAATTAACAAAATCGATCTGATTCCCAGCTCCACACTTTTACCAATTATTGCCAGCTATCAGGAAAAGTTCCCCTTCCTCGAAATCATCCCTATCTCAGCAACAACGGACAACGGCGTATCTCAACTTCACGAGTCAATTGTCAAACACCTTCCCAAAGGTCCTTCCTACTTCCCTCCCGACCAACTCAGTGACTTGCCGGAACGCTTCTTCATCTCGGAAACCATACGGGAGAAGATTTTCCTCAGAACGAATCAGGAGATCCCCTACGCCTCCAGCGTCGTGGTAGAAGAGTTCAAAGAACGTCCAAACGGAAAAATCTATATCAGTGCGATGCTTTATGTTGAGCGACAATCGCAAAAAGGGATCCTAGTTGGGAAAGGTGGTAAAACAATCAAAAGGATTGGGCAACTCGCCCGTGCAGAGATTGAACAGTTTTTGGAGACAACCGTATTTCTAGATTTGCGCGTATCGGTCAAAGCAGATTGGCGACGCGATGAACGAAAGTTGAGGGATATGGGGTATGTCTAA
- a CDS encoding DUF362 domain-containing protein produces the protein MSEDKAYKVRAIHCSHKASQEEIYERLKAITAPLTRSWEKIEKARKIGIKVNMQMRTDNIRRIGGRRQELVDDDVLRASLRLLRERTDAHIFVLDTSMVPVGQRPGDDFNMRPIFEEFDIPYVEAGDPPFTQYKVPGGGTMFSEYQLSASIGEADAFISIAKMKNHAFMGITLCLKNLFGLPPIQPHGRVRTYFHHVIRLSYVLPDLGLITQPCLNIIDGLTGQARREWGGDGRICDALIAGDHVIATDACGSYLMGTDPRLDWPNPPFRRDRSPIAVAAEHGFGTVNLEEIDFDMGELQPPLAEFDSEKMDPSEKIASLRQTACQQALFYRDNQEKLVDRHAGSFIYLQDGDVVWSGPHPDQAGAVHQLSGERPDQAVWLKLVDPEETEGERMRVYERILAA, from the coding sequence ATGTCCGAAGATAAAGCGTACAAAGTTCGTGCGATTCACTGTAGTCACAAAGCCTCGCAGGAGGAGATTTACGAAAGGCTTAAGGCAATCACTGCTCCCCTGACGCGTTCATGGGAGAAGATCGAGAAAGCCCGCAAAATCGGTATCAAGGTGAACATGCAGATGCGTACGGATAATATCCGTCGCATTGGAGGACGACGGCAGGAGTTGGTTGACGACGATGTTCTCCGTGCTTCGCTCCGTTTGCTGCGAGAGCGCACTGACGCACATATCTTCGTGCTTGATACCAGCATGGTGCCAGTGGGGCAGCGTCCCGGCGACGATTTTAATATGCGCCCAATCTTCGAGGAGTTCGATATTCCTTATGTTGAAGCCGGTGATCCGCCCTTTACGCAGTACAAGGTGCCCGGTGGTGGTACGATGTTCTCTGAATATCAGCTTTCCGCCTCGATTGGCGAAGCGGATGCTTTTATCTCGATCGCTAAGATGAAAAATCACGCCTTTATGGGCATAACGCTGTGTCTGAAAAACCTTTTTGGTTTGCCTCCCATACAGCCCCACGGTCGGGTGAGAACCTACTTTCATCACGTTATCCGGCTGTCATACGTCCTGCCGGACCTCGGTCTGATTACTCAACCTTGTCTCAACATCATTGATGGCTTGACGGGGCAAGCGAGACGGGAGTGGGGCGGAGATGGGCGTATCTGTGATGCGTTGATTGCCGGTGACCATGTGATTGCTACGGATGCTTGCGGCAGTTACCTTATGGGTACTGACCCGCGCCTCGATTGGCCCAATCCGCCTTTCCGCCGTGATCGAAGCCCGATTGCTGTGGCTGCGGAACACGGCTTTGGGACAGTGAATCTGGAGGAGATCGACTTTGACATGGGAGAGCTGCAGCCTCCGCTTGCTGAGTTTGACTCAGAGAAGATGGACCCCAGTGAAAAAATCGCAAGCCTGCGTCAAACCGCGTGCCAGCAGGCGTTGTTTTATCGAGATAACCAAGAAAAGTTAGTAGATCGTCACGCTGGTTCATTTATCTATCTGCAAGATGGGGACGTTGTCTGGAGCGGTCCGCACCCGGATCAAGCGGGTGCTGTCCATCAACTCAGCGGTGAGCGTCCGGATCAGGCTGTGTGGCTCAAGCTGGTGGATCCAGAGGAGACAGAGGGTGAACGGATGCGCGTGTATGAGCGGATTTTGGCGGCGTAA
- a CDS encoding proteasome accessory factor PafA2 family protein, translating to MSRRIFGIETEFGCMADSDGSLGSSEGTAALVRDYIFHELKLGMSDMHYRDWGEPPGNGGFLFNGGRLYIDMGHLEYATPECISLFDLIAYDRAIEQLIITILDDVGLKDDISFFKNNIDHFTGATFGCHENYQLRRDVPFYKVVIPTLLPFFVTRQIYAGAGRVGGHEEILEFGDSHHRRDDFVGYQISQRADHIVTEIYEWIQFSRAIINTRDEPLGDYTKYRRLHLLVGDSNMSEFAAALKVGTTSLILDLLEEGHRPRDMSLVNPVHAIKEISRDQTFQWIVELESGGTISAIDLQREYLDLAQKVLKGKDNDTDWVLTEWESVLDDLEADPERLIDRVDWVTKKWLLEAFMEEEGLDWTDPWIESLDLEYHHLNQDKGLFYELEREGHVKRVTTDEQIEAAIRNAPENTRAKARSYVMRYLSQHRLPCIIDWNQIYFSHEEPFEMKDPFETYDAEVEDLLKRLSQQPRPASRQTRIRLRRE from the coding sequence GTGAGCAGACGTATTTTTGGTATCGAAACTGAATTTGGATGTATGGCTGACTCGGATGGCTCCCTAGGCTCTTCGGAAGGGACCGCCGCGCTTGTGAGGGATTATATCTTTCACGAGTTGAAACTCGGTATGTCGGATATGCACTACCGAGATTGGGGAGAACCGCCCGGCAACGGCGGTTTTCTGTTCAACGGTGGGCGGCTCTACATCGATATGGGGCATCTTGAGTATGCGACGCCGGAGTGTATTAGCCTCTTTGATCTGATCGCTTACGACAGAGCCATCGAGCAGCTAATCATCACGATCCTCGACGATGTTGGATTGAAAGATGATATCTCCTTCTTCAAAAACAACATTGATCATTTCACAGGCGCGACTTTCGGCTGCCATGAAAACTATCAACTCCGGCGCGACGTTCCCTTCTACAAGGTCGTTATTCCCACGCTGCTGCCGTTCTTTGTTACACGCCAGATTTATGCGGGTGCCGGTCGCGTCGGCGGACACGAAGAGATCCTCGAATTCGGGGATTCCCACCATCGCCGTGACGATTTTGTCGGCTACCAAATCTCTCAACGCGCGGATCACATTGTCACAGAAATTTACGAGTGGATACAGTTCAGTCGGGCAATTATCAACACACGCGATGAACCCCTCGGCGACTACACCAAATATCGACGCCTCCACCTGCTCGTGGGCGATTCAAATATGTCCGAATTTGCAGCGGCTTTGAAGGTTGGAACAACCTCTCTGATACTTGATCTTCTTGAGGAAGGACATCGCCCCCGTGATATGAGTTTAGTCAACCCAGTACACGCCATTAAAGAAATCTCGCGCGATCAGACCTTCCAGTGGATTGTCGAACTGGAATCCGGCGGCACCATCTCAGCGATAGACCTGCAACGCGAATATCTCGATCTCGCACAAAAAGTCCTGAAAGGCAAAGATAACGATACAGATTGGGTATTGACCGAATGGGAATCGGTTTTGGATGACTTGGAGGCGGATCCGGAACGTTTAATCGATCGCGTCGATTGGGTAACGAAGAAATGGCTGCTTGAGGCTTTTATGGAAGAGGAGGGACTGGATTGGACCGACCCGTGGATCGAGAGTCTCGACCTTGAGTATCACCACCTCAATCAAGATAAGGGATTGTTTTACGAACTTGAGCGCGAAGGACATGTGAAACGAGTCACGACGGATGAGCAGATTGAGGCAGCGATCCGGAATGCCCCCGAAAATACAAGAGCAAAAGCCCGCTCCTATGTAATGCGTTATCTGTCCCAACACCGTTTGCCCTGCATCATTGATTGGAACCAAATCTATTTTTCGCACGAAGAACCTTTTGAGATGAAAGATCCCTTCGAGACATACGATGCAGAGGTTGAAGACCTATTGAAGCGGCTCAGTCAACAGCCACGTCCAGCTTCACGGCAGACGCGCATCCGGTTAAGACGAGAGTGA
- a CDS encoding sulfatase-like hydrolase/transferase, with amino-acid sequence MSQQKPHVLLLINDEHRPDVLPVEGDGQVRTPTLDRFINEGTYFRNAYTPSPICVPARQSFISGLYPRNCGSLNFGDPMPTEVRTIPGHLGNYGYYSCAAGKMHFVGKDVMHGWRERVGRDIVGDNGYPYPVVDDEHSAQFQREPGTGSKQNKVIQEIRDAQPGMGYWMLHDQYAVDGALLFLEEYFVDASYDRYTPNPLCMAMSLWCPHYPYQCPLDLFTYYMQRVEPIIEEPNDKFECNDFFKVRFGEDVTHRQAHRATAAYYGMIDWMDQQFGRVIEKLEHLNVLDDFIIVFLSDHGEMLGTKGLWEKQSFFEASARVPFSIWYPKRFGREPQVIEQNVSLVDLFPTLCDLVDIPAPEELDGRSLVPLVEGSADGWQNTVYSELWRVHNGPSVMVKQDSLKYFRFDNGAGWPEQLFDLSNDPDECNNLIDSPAYAEALAGLRGKVDALPPPRRKDADNRFIDPYRPMGGD; translated from the coding sequence ATGTCTCAGCAAAAACCCCATGTCCTGCTACTGATCAACGACGAACATCGTCCTGACGTTTTGCCGGTTGAAGGCGACGGGCAGGTTCGCACCCCTACGTTGGATCGATTTATCAACGAGGGGACTTACTTTCGCAATGCGTATACGCCTTCGCCGATCTGTGTGCCGGCGCGGCAGAGTTTTATCTCTGGACTCTATCCACGTAACTGTGGTAGCCTCAACTTTGGCGATCCGATGCCGACCGAAGTCCGAACCATTCCGGGGCATCTCGGTAACTACGGCTACTACTCGTGCGCCGCGGGGAAGATGCACTTTGTCGGCAAAGATGTTATGCACGGTTGGCGGGAACGAGTTGGTCGTGATATTGTGGGTGATAACGGCTACCCTTATCCAGTTGTTGATGATGAACATTCCGCCCAATTTCAGCGAGAGCCGGGCACCGGTTCTAAACAGAACAAAGTTATCCAAGAGATTCGTGACGCCCAGCCCGGGATGGGATACTGGATGCTCCACGACCAGTACGCTGTAGATGGTGCGTTGCTGTTCCTTGAGGAGTATTTCGTGGACGCCTCATACGATCGGTACACGCCGAATCCGCTGTGCATGGCGATGAGCCTTTGGTGTCCGCACTACCCGTATCAGTGTCCACTCGACCTGTTTACCTACTACATGCAGCGTGTCGAGCCGATTATTGAGGAGCCGAACGATAAGTTTGAGTGTAACGATTTTTTCAAGGTTCGGTTTGGTGAGGATGTGACCCATCGCCAAGCGCACCGTGCCACTGCTGCTTACTACGGCATGATCGACTGGATGGATCAGCAATTTGGTCGCGTTATTGAAAAACTGGAACATCTTAATGTTCTCGACGATTTCATCATCGTTTTCCTGTCGGATCACGGCGAGATGCTCGGCACGAAAGGGTTGTGGGAAAAACAGAGTTTTTTTGAGGCGTCGGCGCGTGTGCCGTTTTCCATCTGGTATCCAAAACGGTTTGGGCGTGAACCGCAGGTCATCGAACAAAATGTGTCGTTGGTAGATCTGTTTCCGACGCTATGCGATCTGGTTGATATCCCAGCACCGGAGGAACTTGACGGACGCTCGCTTGTGCCACTCGTCGAAGGATCCGCCGATGGCTGGCAGAATACAGTCTATAGCGAACTTTGGCGCGTCCATAATGGTCCGTCCGTGATGGTCAAGCAGGATAGTTTGAAGTATTTCCGTTTCGATAATGGTGCTGGTTGGCCCGAGCAGTTATTCGATTTGTCGAACGATCCCGATGAATGCAACAACCTGATTGACAGTCCTGCCTATGCGGAAGCACTTGCGGGGTTGCGCGGTAAAGTGGATGCCTTGCCTCCACCACGGCGCAAGGATGCGGACAATCGTTTTATTGACCCGTATCGGCCGATGGGTGGAGATTGA
- the radC gene encoding DNA repair protein RadC — protein sequence MMETTEYRLRLKDLPEDERPLERLYKYGPQALKTSELIAIIIRTGTGTATVVQVAEQLLQKYDGNLKRLADNSEIQIAEGIKGMGTVKVGQIRAAFELGRRMAAFLEEKPQISSPSDVVHVARMAMPSMRDLRKEELHVFCLDTKNYVTKQRRIFEGGLNASIVHSREVFRFAIEEAAASIILVHNHPSGDPAPSPEDINATRQLVEAGKLLDIRVTDHVIIGDGCYISMKEEGIIS from the coding sequence ATGATGGAAACGACGGAATACCGGCTTCGGCTAAAAGACCTGCCCGAAGATGAACGACCGCTCGAAAGACTTTACAAGTACGGTCCGCAGGCACTTAAAACATCAGAACTAATCGCAATTATTATTCGTACCGGAACGGGCACTGCAACAGTCGTTCAGGTCGCAGAGCAGCTGCTTCAGAAGTACGATGGCAACTTGAAGCGATTGGCAGATAATAGTGAGATACAGATTGCAGAAGGTATCAAAGGGATGGGCACGGTGAAGGTGGGTCAAATCAGAGCAGCTTTTGAGTTGGGACGACGGATGGCGGCTTTTCTTGAAGAGAAACCCCAGATTAGTTCCCCCAGCGATGTTGTGCATGTTGCACGAATGGCGATGCCCTCAATGCGAGATCTACGAAAGGAGGAGCTCCACGTCTTTTGCCTTGACACGAAGAACTATGTGACCAAGCAGCGCCGTATCTTCGAGGGTGGCTTAAATGCAAGCATCGTTCACTCTCGTGAAGTTTTTCGGTTTGCAATAGAAGAGGCAGCAGCATCGATTATCCTTGTGCATAATCATCCATCCGGCGATCCCGCACCAAGCCCGGAAGATATTAATGCGACACGGCAGTTGGTCGAAGCGGGAAAGTTGCTTGATATCCGGGTGACAGATCATGTTATTATCGGGGACGGGTGTTATATCAGCATGAAGGAAGAAGGGATAATTTCGTAA
- a CDS encoding proteasome accessory factor PafA2 — MQRLFGIETEYGITLESEEHVDPVSQSVELIKSYRQDDFRPMWDYSGEDPFQDERGFRAKTLQEHPDEREHQAADRQRNLSFVEIKSDLILTNGARLYNDHAHPEYSTPECRSLFQLVAHDKAGERILQQCAIRRSEKLGKRVLLYKNNTDFHGHSYGCHDNYLMERAIPFDDLKASIMPFFVTRQIFAGTGKVGIETESGLTSAGFFQIAQRSDFFHVEVSVDTMHNRPIVNTRDEPHADPAKYRRLHGIVGDANMSEYATALKIGTTALVIDLIEQKRVPGWFTLQDPLHAIKEISRDQTYQWRFKLANGKSISAIDLQREYLALAQKHLNPQSGDTDWVLTEWESTLDKLEKDPMELTDRLDWVAKKWLLETFIDEERLSWDDPWLQSLDLEYHNIDQEEGLYYELETSGLMRRLVTDRQIEVAIHNPPADTRAYFRGKSLDKFRPQIKSIQWDNVTFNTKGKKTVSVSMNQLADAEMAEKYNRILDQAQSVEALVENLKLSN; from the coding sequence ATGCAAAGACTTTTTGGAATCGAAACTGAATACGGAATCACGCTAGAATCAGAGGAACACGTTGATCCCGTCAGCCAATCTGTCGAATTGATTAAGAGCTACCGGCAGGATGATTTTCGACCAATGTGGGATTATAGCGGCGAGGATCCATTCCAAGACGAGCGTGGCTTCCGTGCAAAAACTTTGCAGGAGCACCCCGACGAGCGGGAACATCAGGCAGCCGATCGTCAGCGAAACCTGTCCTTCGTCGAAATCAAAAGCGATCTGATTTTGACCAATGGTGCCCGTTTATACAACGACCATGCCCATCCCGAATACTCCACGCCAGAATGTCGCAGCCTTTTTCAATTGGTCGCCCACGATAAAGCAGGAGAGCGGATACTGCAGCAGTGTGCAATCAGGCGAAGCGAAAAATTGGGAAAACGTGTCCTGTTATACAAAAACAACACCGACTTTCATGGACACAGTTACGGCTGCCACGACAATTACCTAATGGAACGGGCTATTCCCTTTGATGACCTCAAAGCGAGTATTATGCCATTTTTTGTGACACGACAGATTTTTGCAGGGACAGGCAAGGTAGGAATCGAAACCGAATCAGGATTGACCTCCGCAGGCTTTTTCCAAATAGCACAACGGTCCGATTTTTTTCATGTCGAAGTCAGCGTTGATACAATGCACAACCGTCCAATTGTGAATACACGCGATGAACCCCACGCTGATCCAGCAAAATACCGAAGACTACACGGTATCGTCGGTGATGCCAATATGTCAGAGTATGCAACGGCACTCAAGATCGGCACAACCGCACTCGTTATCGATCTCATTGAACAGAAGCGCGTCCCCGGTTGGTTTACCTTGCAGGATCCGCTTCACGCGATTAAAGAAATCTCCCGTGACCAGACCTATCAATGGCGGTTTAAATTAGCCAACGGTAAGAGCATCTCCGCAATCGATCTGCAGCGCGAATACCTCGCGTTAGCTCAAAAGCACCTCAACCCACAAAGTGGTGATACCGATTGGGTCCTCACCGAATGGGAATCTACTCTCGATAAGCTTGAAAAAGATCCAATGGAACTCACTGATCGATTGGATTGGGTCGCCAAGAAATGGCTGCTGGAAACGTTCATTGACGAAGAGAGACTCTCGTGGGATGACCCGTGGTTACAGAGCCTCGACCTTGAGTATCACAACATTGATCAAGAAGAGGGGTTATACTATGAACTTGAAACAAGTGGATTGATGCGACGTCTCGTTACTGATCGGCAAATTGAAGTCGCGATCCACAATCCACCCGCTGATACCCGTGCATATTTTCGAGGCAAATCGTTGGACAAATTCCGCCCGCAAATAAAATCGATCCAATGGGATAACGTCACATTTAATACAAAGGGCAAAAAAACCGTCTCAGTGAGCATGAACCAGCTCGCGGATGCAGAGATGGCAGAAAAATACAATCGCATCCTCGATCAGGCGCAGTCGGTCGAAGCGTTAGTTGAAAACTTAAAACTCAGTAACTGA
- a CDS encoding proteasome subunit alpha, whose amino-acid sequence MTNHKGDFLDLLKVHDCQIQLDLPATSANGASPPIQETEGTTVLAVRYKEGVLIGGDRRATAGNVVMYDRAEKLLQIDELSVLAIAGSPAMAYEMARVLEHSFQYFRRSQLQELSLEGKLRTLSRLIRENLPMTLQGIGGVIPIYAIYDLQSDDENGGKIFFYDALGAHFESADFATSGSGSVWIRGILLYQNRWGDKPLADMDEQEATVTVLRLLDAAAEYDSATSGYNPKSNIYPTVKTITKDGIQDLSVERLQEIYAESVETTYAR is encoded by the coding sequence ATGACAAATCACAAGGGGGATTTCCTCGACCTCTTGAAGGTGCACGATTGCCAGATTCAACTGGATCTGCCCGCAACATCCGCAAATGGGGCCTCGCCTCCGATTCAAGAAACAGAAGGCACCACCGTCCTTGCTGTGCGCTATAAGGAGGGGGTCCTCATCGGCGGAGACCGGCGGGCAACGGCGGGCAACGTTGTCATGTACGATCGCGCAGAAAAGCTGCTGCAGATCGACGAACTCTCCGTCCTTGCGATCGCAGGATCACCCGCAATGGCTTATGAAATGGCGCGAGTTCTCGAACATTCGTTCCAATATTTCCGCCGAAGTCAACTCCAAGAGTTAAGCCTCGAAGGCAAGCTGCGCACGCTCTCCCGCCTAATCCGTGAAAATTTGCCCATGACGCTGCAAGGCATTGGGGGTGTAATACCAATCTACGCCATCTATGATTTGCAAAGCGACGATGAAAACGGTGGCAAAATCTTCTTTTACGACGCGCTTGGTGCACATTTCGAGAGTGCCGATTTCGCGACATCCGGATCCGGCTCTGTGTGGATCCGCGGAATTTTGTTGTATCAGAACCGTTGGGGCGATAAACCACTTGCCGACATGGATGAACAAGAGGCTACTGTTACTGTTTTGCGCCTACTCGATGCAGCAGCAGAATATGACTCAGCAACGAGCGGCTATAACCCGAAATCAAATATCTATCCAACCGTAAAAACGATCACAAAGGACGGAATTCAAGATCTCTCTGTCGAAAGACTCCAAGAGATTTATGCTGAATCTGTAGAAACAACTTATGCTAGATGA
- a CDS encoding AAA family ATPase, whose translation MPEDDFRLFDDLEEEIEDDDDQVGTPRSLMLVDRLIYATHENDRRRPLLFQLRRAIVEDEMTFQEAREAIVEMQETIEKLTSPANRIGTLLGLPKKEVAHVIIGGSEYYANIDPQLDAAALKIGFSVLLNDAYVIVGELGYNTSGSIAKIVDLMPDGRLRVGGEPAGLQSIILQRSTDLANAKLKVGDEIRMDPNSKVALERLEVQEAQDYYLEAVPDLPWSKVGGLDDTIQLIKDTIELPILHPELFDKFQYAPPKGFLLHGPPGCGKTLIGKATAHNLTQRLSAEEGVEVEGSFLHIKGPEILNMWLGESERKVREIFQIAREKSKEGYLPFVFIDEAESILGTRRSFRSHNISNTVVPMFCAEMDGIESLQDVVIILATNRPDLIDPAILRPGRIDRKIKVTRPDKEASRAIFRIYLTPDLPLHPGLLDAHNGDTEAAVSHLIDQVCDELFQRDENNKFLEVTLRSGRRDVMYRGDLCSGAIVDSIVQRAKESAIKRAIEGTEEAVGLRVEDLLEGALAEYRENDIFPPTDSVEDWLKLLDYDPENVVKVTPIRPEKSTRRKAASSVI comes from the coding sequence ATACCAGAAGACGATTTCCGGCTATTTGACGACCTCGAAGAAGAAATTGAGGACGATGATGATCAGGTGGGCACCCCTCGTTCCTTGATGCTAGTCGATCGGCTCATTTATGCAACCCACGAGAATGATCGTCGGCGACCACTACTGTTTCAACTTCGGCGGGCGATTGTGGAAGATGAAATGACCTTCCAAGAGGCGCGAGAAGCCATCGTTGAAATGCAGGAAACAATCGAAAAGTTGACTTCTCCGGCGAATCGAATTGGAACGCTGCTGGGGCTTCCAAAAAAGGAGGTTGCCCATGTTATTATTGGCGGATCTGAATACTATGCGAATATTGACCCACAATTGGATGCCGCAGCGCTGAAGATCGGTTTTAGCGTGCTCCTTAATGATGCTTATGTCATTGTCGGTGAGCTAGGGTACAACACCTCTGGATCGATTGCAAAAATCGTTGATTTGATGCCCGATGGACGGTTGCGCGTTGGCGGTGAGCCCGCCGGATTACAATCAATTATTTTACAACGCTCCACCGATTTAGCCAATGCAAAGCTCAAAGTCGGTGACGAAATTCGCATGGACCCGAACTCCAAAGTAGCACTAGAACGCCTAGAAGTACAAGAAGCACAGGATTACTATCTCGAAGCCGTGCCAGACCTTCCTTGGTCGAAAGTAGGTGGACTGGACGATACCATTCAACTCATCAAAGATACCATCGAACTACCAATTTTACACCCGGAACTCTTCGATAAGTTCCAATACGCGCCCCCGAAAGGCTTTCTCCTACACGGTCCTCCGGGCTGTGGGAAAACACTCATCGGAAAGGCAACAGCGCACAACCTGACGCAACGACTGAGCGCAGAGGAAGGAGTCGAGGTAGAAGGCAGTTTCCTGCACATCAAGGGTCCCGAAATCTTGAATATGTGGCTTGGCGAGTCGGAGCGTAAAGTCCGTGAAATCTTCCAGATAGCGCGTGAAAAGAGTAAAGAAGGTTATCTGCCTTTCGTATTCATCGATGAGGCAGAATCGATCTTAGGAACGCGCCGTTCATTCCGTTCCCATAATATTTCTAACACCGTTGTCCCAATGTTCTGCGCCGAGATGGACGGAATTGAATCCTTGCAAGACGTCGTAATTATCCTCGCAACGAACCGCCCGGATCTCATTGATCCTGCGATTTTACGCCCCGGGCGAATTGATCGGAAGATTAAAGTCACCCGTCCCGATAAAGAAGCATCAAGGGCGATTTTCCGTATTTATCTCACACCAGATTTACCACTCCATCCAGGACTTCTTGATGCACACAACGGCGATACAGAAGCAGCAGTTTCTCACCTCATTGATCAGGTCTGCGATGAACTGTTCCAGCGAGATGAAAATAACAAGTTTTTAGAGGTTACCCTGCGAAGTGGTCGCCGCGATGTTATGTACCGTGGCGATCTATGTAGCGGTGCTATTGTCGATTCCATTGTTCAACGCGCAAAAGAGTCCGCAATCAAACGTGCGATAGAAGGCACTGAGGAGGCGGTGGGACTTCGGGTTGAAGACCTGTTGGAAGGCGCATTGGCAGAATATCGCGAGAACGACATCTTCCCTCCGACAGACAGCGTCGAGGATTGGCTTAAGCTGCTCGATTACGATCCAGAAAACGTTGTCAAAGTGACCCCAATCCGTCCGGAGAAATCAACTCGTAGAAAAGCCGCAAGCAGTGTGATTTAG